A window of Microcystis aeruginosa FD4 contains these coding sequences:
- a CDS encoding magnesium chelatase subunit H yields the protein MFTHVKSTIRHIVPDALNGRSLVKVVYVVLEPQYQSALSSAVREINANNPKLAIEISGYLIEELRDGENYRNFQEDVAKANIFIASLIFIEDLADKVVAAVSPHRDKLDAAIVFPSMPQVMRLNKLGSFSMAQLGQSKSVIANFMKKRRSNSGAGFQDAMLKLLRTLPQVLKYLPMEKAQDARNFMLSFQYWLGGSAENLENFLLMLADKYVFDNKDDSVVYQEPVVYPDLGIWHPLSMKMFEDVKEYFAWYNNRGDIADDLKDPLAPCIGLILQRTHLVTGDDAHYVALVQEFESMGARVLPVFAGGLDFSKPVEEYFWDKSLKGVEAVPIVDTVISLTGFALVGGPARQDHPKAIESLKRLNRPYMCALPLVFQTTQEWEESDLGLHPIQVALQIAIPELDGAIEPIILSGRDGATGKAIALQDRVEAIAQRALKWATLRKKPKLNKKVAITVFSFPPDKGNVGTAAYLDVFGSIYEVMQALQNNGYDLQDLPASPQELMEAVIHDAQAQYHSPELNIAYRMSVPEYERLTPYSVRLEENWGPPPGHLNSDGQNLLIYGKEFGNVFIGVQPTFGYEGDPMRLLFSRSASPHHGFAAYYTYLNQVWKADAVLHFGTHGSLEFMPGKQMGMSGECYPDNLIGMIPNLYYYAANNPSEATIAKRRSYAETISYLTPPAENAGLYKGLKELSELIGSYQTLKDSGRGVQIVNTIVDKCFLVNLDKDISLPDGDTAHLSQEERDNIVGSVYRKLMEIESRLLPCGLHVIGKPPSALEAIATLVNIASLDREEDDLLSFPRIIANSIGRDIEEVYRNSDRGVLEDVELLQNITLATRAAVSALVKSQTDAEGRVSMLSKLNFLNIGKKSPWIETLQEMGYPKVDPVALKPLFEYLEFCLEQVCADNELGALLKALEGEYVLPGPGGDPIRNPGVLPTGKNIHALDPQSIPTLAAVKSAKIVVDRLLERQKLDNGGKYPETIACVLWGTDNIKTYGESLAQILWMVGVRPLPDALGRVNKLELIPLEELGRPRIDVVVNCSGVFRDLFINQMNLLDQGVKMAAEANEPMEMNYVRKHAMEQAKEMGLTVRQAATRIFSNASGSYSSNINLAVENSSWEDEKELQNMYLNRKGFAFDSDNPGMMADNRQLFEASLKTAEATFQNLDSSEISLTDVSHYFDSDPTKVVASLRDDGKKPAAYIADTTTANAQVRTLSETVRLDTRTKLLNPKWYEGMLSHGYEGVRELSKRLVNTMGWSATADAVDNWVYEDVNTTFIQDEEMCQRLMNLNPNSFRKMVGTLLEVNGRGYWETSQENLDRLQELYQEVEDRIEGIE from the coding sequence ATGTTCACTCACGTCAAGTCCACCATTCGTCATATAGTTCCCGACGCGTTGAATGGTCGATCGCTGGTCAAGGTGGTCTATGTCGTGCTAGAACCTCAGTACCAAAGTGCGCTGAGTAGTGCCGTCAGGGAAATCAACGCTAACAACCCGAAACTAGCGATCGAAATTAGTGGTTATCTAATCGAAGAACTGCGCGATGGGGAAAATTATCGCAATTTTCAAGAGGATGTAGCCAAAGCTAATATTTTCATTGCTTCTCTCATCTTTATCGAAGATTTAGCCGATAAAGTTGTGGCCGCTGTCAGTCCCCATCGGGATAAATTAGACGCAGCGATCGTCTTTCCCTCCATGCCCCAGGTAATGCGCTTAAATAAATTAGGCAGCTTTTCCATGGCCCAATTGGGACAGTCCAAGAGTGTCATCGCTAACTTTATGAAAAAGCGCAGGTCAAACTCCGGCGCTGGTTTCCAAGATGCGATGTTAAAGTTATTGCGAACCTTACCGCAAGTACTGAAATACCTCCCCATGGAAAAAGCTCAGGACGCACGCAACTTTATGTTAAGTTTCCAGTATTGGCTAGGAGGTTCCGCAGAAAATTTAGAGAACTTCCTGTTAATGTTGGCCGATAAGTACGTCTTCGATAACAAGGATGACAGCGTAGTTTACCAAGAACCGGTAGTTTATCCCGATCTGGGGATTTGGCATCCTTTATCCATGAAAATGTTCGAGGATGTCAAGGAATACTTCGCTTGGTACAATAACCGAGGTGATATTGCCGATGACCTAAAAGACCCCTTGGCTCCCTGTATTGGCTTGATTTTACAGAGAACTCACCTCGTTACTGGTGATGACGCTCATTATGTCGCTCTCGTGCAGGAATTCGAGTCTATGGGTGCGCGAGTCCTTCCCGTTTTTGCTGGGGGATTAGACTTTTCTAAACCCGTAGAAGAATATTTCTGGGATAAAAGCTTAAAAGGAGTAGAAGCGGTTCCCATCGTCGATACGGTAATTTCCCTGACAGGATTTGCTTTAGTGGGAGGTCCAGCGCGACAAGATCACCCGAAAGCGATAGAATCCTTAAAACGTCTCAATCGTCCCTATATGTGCGCTTTACCGCTAGTTTTCCAAACCACCCAGGAATGGGAGGAAAGCGATTTAGGGTTACACCCGATTCAAGTGGCGCTACAGATTGCTATTCCGGAATTAGACGGTGCGATCGAACCTATTATATTATCGGGCCGGGATGGGGCCACGGGTAAAGCGATCGCTTTACAGGATCGGGTGGAAGCGATCGCTCAACGGGCGCTAAAATGGGCTACTCTAAGAAAGAAACCGAAACTAAACAAAAAAGTCGCCATCACCGTCTTTAGTTTCCCTCCCGATAAAGGGAATGTGGGAACGGCAGCCTATCTAGATGTGTTCGGTTCCATCTACGAAGTGATGCAAGCGTTACAAAATAACGGTTATGACTTGCAGGATCTACCCGCATCTCCCCAAGAACTGATGGAAGCGGTAATCCATGATGCTCAAGCACAGTACCATAGTCCGGAGCTAAATATCGCCTATCGGATGTCCGTACCCGAATACGAACGCTTAACCCCCTATTCCGTCCGTTTAGAGGAAAATTGGGGACCACCACCGGGACATCTCAACAGTGATGGACAAAATCTTTTAATCTACGGGAAAGAATTCGGTAACGTCTTTATTGGGGTTCAACCCACCTTCGGTTATGAAGGGGATCCCATGCGTCTGCTATTTTCTCGTTCTGCTAGTCCCCACCACGGTTTTGCAGCCTACTATACCTATCTCAATCAAGTCTGGAAAGCAGACGCGGTTCTCCATTTTGGCACCCACGGATCCTTAGAATTTATGCCGGGGAAACAGATGGGAATGTCTGGAGAATGCTACCCCGATAACCTCATCGGGATGATTCCCAACCTCTACTATTATGCCGCTAATAACCCCAGCGAAGCGACGATCGCTAAACGTCGCAGTTATGCGGAAACTATCTCCTATCTCACTCCCCCCGCAGAAAATGCCGGACTCTACAAAGGGTTAAAAGAACTAAGCGAGTTGATCGGTTCTTACCAAACCCTGAAAGATAGTGGGCGTGGGGTGCAAATTGTCAATACCATTGTCGATAAATGTTTTTTAGTCAATCTCGACAAAGATATAAGTTTACCTGATGGTGACACCGCCCATCTCAGTCAAGAGGAACGGGATAATATCGTCGGTTCTGTCTATCGCAAACTGATGGAAATTGAATCGCGCTTACTTCCCTGCGGACTTCACGTTATCGGGAAACCCCCCTCGGCGCTCGAAGCGATCGCAACTTTGGTCAATATTGCTAGTTTAGACCGGGAAGAGGACGATTTACTCTCCTTCCCCCGGATTATTGCCAACAGCATCGGCCGGGATATAGAGGAAGTTTATCGCAATAGCGATCGAGGGGTGTTAGAGGATGTGGAATTACTGCAAAACATCACCCTCGCGACTCGCGCTGCCGTTTCCGCTTTAGTCAAATCCCAAACCGACGCAGAAGGTCGGGTATCGATGCTTTCTAAGCTGAATTTCTTGAATATAGGCAAGAAATCGCCTTGGATCGAAACTTTACAGGAAATGGGTTATCCAAAAGTTGATCCGGTCGCGTTAAAACCCCTGTTTGAATACCTAGAATTCTGTTTAGAACAGGTTTGTGCTGATAATGAATTAGGGGCCCTATTAAAAGCATTGGAAGGAGAATACGTTCTTCCAGGTCCCGGTGGCGACCCCATCCGTAACCCCGGAGTTTTACCCACGGGTAAAAATATCCACGCTTTAGATCCCCAGTCTATCCCGACCCTAGCGGCGGTAAAATCGGCTAAAATCGTGGTAGATCGTCTGTTAGAACGGCAAAAACTGGATAATGGCGGTAAATATCCCGAAACCATCGCTTGTGTTCTCTGGGGAACCGATAACATCAAAACCTATGGGGAATCCCTCGCACAAATTCTCTGGATGGTGGGAGTTCGTCCTCTTCCCGATGCTTTGGGACGGGTGAATAAACTGGAATTAATTCCCCTAGAGGAGTTGGGAAGACCGCGCATTGATGTGGTGGTCAACTGTTCCGGTGTCTTCCGGGATTTATTTATCAATCAGATGAACTTGCTTGACCAAGGTGTAAAAATGGCCGCGGAAGCAAACGAACCGATGGAGATGAATTATGTCCGCAAACACGCTATGGAACAAGCAAAAGAAATGGGTTTAACGGTTCGACAGGCAGCCACCCGCATCTTTTCTAATGCTTCTGGTTCTTATTCTTCTAATATCAATCTCGCGGTGGAAAATAGCAGTTGGGAAGACGAAAAAGAGTTACAGAATATGTATCTCAACCGCAAGGGTTTTGCTTTCGATTCCGATAATCCGGGGATGATGGCCGATAATCGTCAGTTGTTTGAAGCATCCTTAAAAACTGCGGAAGCGACTTTCCAAAACTTGGATTCTAGCGAGATTAGTTTAACCGATGTTTCCCACTATTTCGACTCGGATCCCACCAAAGTTGTCGCTAGTTTACGCGATGATGGCAAAAAACCGGCAGCCTATATTGCCGATACTACCACCGCTAATGCTCAAGTGCGTACTTTATCGGAAACCGTCCGTTTAGATACCCGCACCAAGTTACTCAATCCCAAATGGTACGAGGGAATGTTAAGTCACGGTTACGAAGGAGTCCGAGAATTATCGAAGCGTTTGGTTAATACGATGGGATGGTCGGCAACTGCTGATGCGGTGGATAATTGGGTTTATGAAGATGTGAACACCACTTTTATTCAAGATGAGGAAATGTGTCAGCGTCTAATGAATCTCAATCCTAATTCTTTCCGCAAGATGGTGGGAACCCTGCTAGAAGTTAATGGTCGCGGTTACTGGGAAACTTCTCAGGAAAATTTAGACCGCTTACAGGAACTTTATCAAGAAGTGGAGGACCGTATCGAAGGAATCGAGTAG
- a CDS encoding bZIP transcription factor — MKNNFWGLIWSSFNEIQGVLLGLLGFLGGIALIRYPFNTSIPLDLVIIVSFFTLLLIATLLSAVNTLLRQKQKLEAEVKQLQEENQNLENIIKQGITPRILRSQKQGNNNILCLLDSSSLFTIELLVSFYYTDEDGFERLIGEGFVEYINPKDGKIHAIIDKPQTIYQVILDRLASNDLKIIQETRVRPGVLRKHSSP, encoded by the coding sequence ATGAAAAATAACTTTTGGGGGTTAATTTGGTCTAGTTTTAACGAAATTCAAGGGGTTTTACTCGGTCTTCTTGGATTTTTAGGAGGTATTGCTTTAATTCGTTATCCCTTCAATACTTCTATCCCTCTAGATCTAGTAATTATTGTCAGTTTCTTCACCTTGTTGTTAATCGCTACTTTGTTAAGCGCCGTTAACACGCTTCTTAGACAGAAGCAAAAATTAGAGGCAGAAGTTAAGCAACTTCAGGAGGAGAACCAAAATTTAGAAAATATTATTAAACAGGGAATTACTCCCAGGATTTTGAGGTCTCAAAAGCAAGGAAATAATAATATTTTATGCCTTCTTGATTCCTCTAGTCTGTTTACGATCGAGTTACTTGTCTCTTTTTATTATACCGATGAAGATGGGTTTGAAAGATTAATAGGAGAGGGTTTTGTTGAATATATTAATCCAAAGGATGGCAAGATACACGCGATCATTGACAAACCTCAAACAATCTATCAGGTAATTCTAGATCGATTGGCGAGTAACGATTTAAAAATTATTCAAGAAACCAGAGTCAGACCTGGCGTTCTTAGAAAACATAGTTCACCATAG
- a CDS encoding type II toxin-antitoxin system HicB family antitoxin, translated as MSIYPEEEDGYTALIPDLPGCMSQGETLEEVIINIEEASEFG; from the coding sequence ATTTCAATTTATCCCGAAGAAGAAGACGGATACACGGCACTAATTCCCGATTTACCCGGATGTATGAGTCAGGGTGAAACTTTAGAGGAAGTGATTATTAATATTGAAGAAGCGAGCGAATTTGGATAG
- a CDS encoding DUF2335 domain-containing protein, with translation MSDESKKSEDQDNSELVERPLDSTGEILKDDTIDQSTITPILQGQISGSIAAFYGPIPHPTILKGYEEVLPGSADRILSMTEKEGEHRRKIETELVKNDNIRSYLGQIAGFTIAIVGLGGSIYLGINDKVWASGIMGAGTLTGLVTVFVKGDKERRIQSEQDDQDK, from the coding sequence ATGTCCGACGAAAGTAAAAAGTCAGAAGACCAGGATAATAGTGAGCTAGTCGAAAGACCTTTAGATTCCACAGGTGAAATATTAAAAGATGACACTATTGATCAGTCAACTATAACCCCGATTCTCCAGGGACAAATAAGCGGCAGCATAGCCGCCTTCTATGGACCGATTCCTCATCCAACAATTCTAAAAGGATATGAAGAAGTTTTGCCCGGCAGTGCTGATAGGATTTTGTCTATGACGGAGAAAGAAGGTGAACATCGAAGAAAGATAGAAACAGAACTGGTAAAAAACGATAATATCCGCTCTTATCTTGGACAAATTGCCGGTTTTACGATTGCGATAGTTGGTTTAGGTGGCTCTATTTATCTGGGGATTAATGATAAAGTTTGGGCATCTGGAATTATGGGTGCGGGTACTTTAACAGGTTTGGTGACGGTTTTTGTTAAAGGGGATAAAGAGAGAAGAATTCAGTCCGAACAAGATGATCAAGACAAGTGA